Proteins from a single region of Microbispora sp. ZYX-F-249:
- a CDS encoding NAD kinase: MNAMSTGGAAGDRADAKRTVLVTAHTGRDAAVRSARLVVERLIEAGINVRVLDEEAAELGLVHAEVVPENGAALEGAELIIVLGGDGTLLRAAELARPAAVPLLGVNLGHVGFLAEAEVEDLASVVDRVVEGSYEVEKRMTVEVVVRLNGSVLARTWALNEASVEKKDRMLEVVAEIDGRPLSRWGCDGVICATPTGSTAYAFSAGGPVVWPEVEALLLVPNSAHALFARPMVVSPKSTLALEILPETSAGVLWCDGRRRFDIPPGARVEVRRGEVPVRLARLLGVEATGAPFTDRLVAKFGLPVQGWRGRVRTG; this comes from the coding sequence ATGAACGCGATGAGCACGGGCGGCGCGGCGGGCGACCGGGCGGACGCCAAGAGGACCGTCCTGGTGACGGCACACACGGGACGGGACGCGGCCGTGCGCAGCGCCCGCCTGGTCGTGGAACGGCTGATCGAGGCGGGCATCAACGTCCGGGTGCTCGACGAGGAGGCCGCGGAGCTCGGCCTCGTCCACGCGGAGGTCGTCCCGGAGAACGGTGCGGCGCTGGAGGGGGCCGAGCTGATCATCGTCCTGGGCGGTGACGGCACGCTGCTGCGCGCGGCGGAACTGGCCCGTCCGGCCGCGGTGCCGCTGCTCGGCGTGAACCTTGGCCATGTGGGCTTCCTCGCCGAGGCGGAGGTGGAGGACCTGGCGTCCGTGGTGGACCGGGTGGTCGAGGGCAGCTACGAGGTCGAAAAGCGCATGACGGTCGAGGTCGTCGTGCGCCTCAACGGCTCGGTGCTCGCCCGGACCTGGGCGCTCAACGAGGCGTCGGTCGAGAAGAAGGACCGCATGCTCGAGGTCGTGGCCGAGATCGACGGCCGTCCGCTGTCGCGCTGGGGATGCGACGGTGTGATCTGCGCGACCCCCACCGGGTCGACGGCGTACGCGTTCTCGGCGGGCGGCCCGGTGGTCTGGCCCGAGGTGGAGGCGCTGCTCCTCGTGCCCAACAGCGCCCACGCCCTGTTCGCCCGGCCGATGGTGGTGTCGCCGAAGTCCACGCTCGCGCTGGAGATCCTCCCCGAGACCAGCGCCGGCGTGCTGTGGTGCGACGGGCGCCGCCGCTTCGACATCCCGCCCGGCGCCCGCGTGGAGGTCCGCAGGGGCGAGGTGCCGGTGCGGCTGGCCCGCCTGCTCGGCGTGGAGGCCACCGGGGCGCCCTTCACCGACCGTCTGGTGGCGAAGTTCGGCCTGCCGGTGCAGGGCTGGCGGGGCCGGGTGCGCACCGGCTGA